A window from Theropithecus gelada isolate Dixy chromosome 1, Tgel_1.0, whole genome shotgun sequence encodes these proteins:
- the LOC112607372 gene encoding 40S ribosomal protein S7-like, with product MPSAPEEKSVPPASFSLEFRVALSKKKAMFSRMPGSRSPRARSQTSSKSDISQALLELEVNLDLKAQFRELNITAAKETEDDGGESYHNLCSHCSPEIFPENPSLAST from the exons ATGCCCAGTGCACCCGAGGAGAAGTCAgtccctcctgcctccttcagCTTGGAGTTTAGG GTGGCACTCAGCAAGAAGAAGGCCATGTTCAGTCGAATGCCAGGATCACGAAGCCCAAGAGCAAGAAGCCAGACAAGTTCAAAGTCCGATATCTCCCAGGCGCTTCTGGAGCTGGAGGTTAACTTGGACCTCAAGGCTCAGTTCAGGGAGCTGAATATTACAGCAGCCAAGGAAACTGAAGATGATGGTGGGGAAAGCTATCATAATCTTTGTTCCCATTGCTCACCTGAAATCTTTCCAGAAAATCCAAGTCTGGCTAGTACGTGA